The following are encoded together in the Capsulimonas corticalis genome:
- a CDS encoding PilN domain-containing protein produces the protein MSRSPAAPPIHVSWTPGFVEVVNAATGARAAATALPELRSFWNGNKNVLVGVGRSLVFLKTARLPKAAPEDLRRILGIQMAQLFPLPPDQLSFDFVQTADHNGEGYLTLIGAIRSDDLRRLKTELREAGVHAERILPLSLAAPAAAASAGAPDAIVAAADPGGLGLDVVQDGIIRFSRLAALNSDVAVEAQRTMAAAQSGALPLVATGDLTLPSGLTSRSDLLTLLDQAPAFAFELAEERILEAKKRIAARTRLASLMTVSALLLCLLAFLDRNDAARAVQSSNTSFARQSKRMQAIEEVETQKAQTAIHIENTMRSAFEPAQPLSDVVAYVADQLPAGAWLTGIGVERGKALQARGMAKTSGDVTQFVNALGASPRFRDVKLVFASTGTIGAVPVVQFNVTAVCVGNLPMPAPEKPTTATARKTTVTTKTTGAAQ, from the coding sequence ATGAGCCGCAGTCCCGCCGCGCCTCCCATTCATGTCTCCTGGACTCCCGGCTTTGTGGAGGTGGTCAACGCCGCCACCGGGGCCAGGGCCGCCGCCACGGCTTTGCCGGAGCTGCGCTCGTTTTGGAACGGAAACAAAAACGTGCTGGTCGGAGTCGGCCGCAGCCTTGTCTTCCTCAAGACGGCGCGCCTGCCCAAAGCCGCCCCGGAAGACCTGCGCCGCATTCTCGGCATCCAGATGGCCCAGCTGTTCCCTTTGCCGCCGGACCAGCTCTCGTTTGATTTCGTGCAGACCGCCGATCATAACGGCGAGGGTTACTTGACCCTGATCGGCGCGATCCGGTCCGACGACCTGCGCCGGCTCAAAACGGAGCTGCGCGAGGCCGGGGTCCACGCGGAGCGCATCCTGCCGCTCTCGCTCGCGGCGCCGGCCGCCGCCGCGAGCGCCGGCGCGCCGGACGCCATTGTCGCCGCCGCCGATCCCGGCGGCCTGGGGCTGGACGTCGTACAGGACGGGATTATTCGATTTAGCCGCCTCGCCGCTTTGAACAGCGATGTGGCCGTGGAGGCGCAGCGCACGATGGCGGCGGCGCAGTCGGGCGCGCTGCCGCTGGTCGCGACCGGGGACCTCACCCTCCCCTCGGGCCTGACAAGCCGCAGCGATCTGCTGACGCTGCTGGACCAGGCGCCCGCATTCGCCTTCGAGCTGGCGGAAGAACGGATTCTGGAGGCGAAGAAGCGGATCGCGGCGCGCACGCGCCTGGCGTCGCTGATGACGGTCTCGGCGCTCCTGCTCTGCCTTCTCGCATTTCTGGACCGCAACGACGCGGCGCGCGCCGTTCAAAGCAGCAACACGTCCTTTGCGCGGCAGTCCAAGCGGATGCAGGCCATCGAAGAGGTGGAAACGCAGAAGGCGCAGACCGCCATCCACATTGAGAATACGATGCGCAGCGCCTTTGAGCCGGCGCAGCCGCTCAGCGATGTCGTCGCTTATGTCGCGGACCAGCTTCCAGCGGGCGCATGGCTTACCGGAATCGGGGTCGAGCGAGGAAAAGCGCTGCAAGCGCGCGGTATGGCGAAGACCTCCGGCGACGTCACGCAGTTCGTCAACGCGCTGGGCGCGAGTCCTCGGTTCCGCGATGTCAAGCTCGTCTTCGCGAGCACCGGAACGATCGGCGCCGTCCCGGTCGTGCAGTTCAATGTGACCGCCGTCTGCGTGGGTAATCTGCCGATGCCGGCGCCCGAAAAGCCCACGACCGCCACGGCGCGCAAAACGACGGTCACGACGAAAACGACGGGAGCGGCGCAATGA